Proteins co-encoded in one Armatimonadota bacterium genomic window:
- a CDS encoding glycosyltransferase family 4 protein, whose translation MQLAIVTGIYPPDIGGPASHAADLRSALRNRGHTVEVVTLADADRAARSDGVIRLPRRWPWPRRIVAAARAVVRVRPDVIYGVGMHETAALAAILARCPLVLRVPGDHAWERAWRLGLTSLSFEEFQRARGGTPRVRLMRWMRTWAVRRATAVIVPSEYLAATVRRWAPGIQAQVVRIGVAGNQWRCQQRETRRGQLRAVWVGRMVGWKKLDVLLEAVALTSGVELKLIGDGPERGAVATHIERLGVGGRVHLIGELPREHVAAHLAGADVLVLASAYEGLPHVAVEALACGTPVVAPAAPWAREVVADGETGVLVSEATPEAFAEILGRLRDDVEWRSTLARQATARAGQWTLEAVVDRIEAVLRYAVRPRAVFVGKGGLEPPGSLRSKFEVLARHLKAAVVSVRPPGPVPPVPLRVVAFPRRPKVAASILFYTMGPVVAVALAACRRGVVVCQSPYEGAVVQGFRWLLPKGYRPRVLVEVHGDWRAASRLYGSLLRRLLAPAADRVAVWALRHADRVRAVSAEMERLVREAGYAGPVDRFVAYSDFAHFLDAALAPLPEEPVALFVGVLERHKGVDVLLDAFAGVLGRIPAAELWIVGEGPRRAELEAQAARLGVWRQVRFLGARPRAELLALMDRARLLVLPSRSEGLPRVIIEAMARARPVVASRVGGIPEVVEHGVTGLVVPPANADALAEALILLLTDRNLAERMGREGRRRAEARDPSREFAEGTARMAAWAAGSKR comes from the coding sequence ATGCAGCTCGCCATAGTGACCGGCATCTACCCTCCGGACATCGGCGGACCGGCGAGCCACGCCGCAGACCTCCGCAGTGCTCTGCGGAACCGGGGCCACACAGTGGAGGTTGTAACGCTGGCCGATGCGGATCGTGCCGCACGGAGTGACGGAGTCATCCGGTTGCCCCGCCGCTGGCCGTGGCCCCGGCGGATCGTGGCCGCGGCCCGTGCGGTCGTCCGCGTTCGCCCCGACGTGATCTATGGCGTCGGCATGCACGAGACCGCCGCCCTGGCGGCCATCCTCGCCCGCTGCCCCCTCGTACTTCGTGTGCCCGGCGACCACGCCTGGGAGCGGGCTTGGCGTCTCGGGCTTACGAGCCTCAGCTTCGAGGAGTTCCAGCGGGCCCGCGGAGGGACGCCGCGTGTGCGGCTGATGCGGTGGATGCGGACCTGGGCCGTGCGCCGGGCCACTGCCGTGATCGTGCCGAGCGAGTATCTGGCGGCCACGGTCCGCCGCTGGGCCCCCGGGATCCAGGCGCAGGTGGTCCGCATTGGCGTGGCCGGGAACCAGTGGCGATGCCAGCAGCGGGAGACCCGCCGAGGACAGCTGCGCGCGGTCTGGGTGGGTCGGATGGTGGGTTGGAAAAAGCTGGATGTTCTACTTGAGGCCGTCGCGCTCACCTCCGGCGTCGAGCTCAAGCTGATCGGCGACGGCCCGGAGCGCGGAGCCGTCGCAACGCACATCGAACGGCTCGGTGTCGGGGGTCGGGTGCATCTGATCGGAGAACTCCCCCGTGAGCACGTGGCGGCGCACCTGGCCGGGGCGGATGTGCTGGTCCTCGCGAGCGCCTACGAAGGGCTCCCCCATGTTGCCGTGGAGGCCCTCGCCTGCGGCACGCCGGTCGTGGCACCGGCCGCGCCCTGGGCCAGGGAGGTCGTGGCCGACGGCGAGACGGGGGTACTGGTGTCGGAAGCAACCCCCGAGGCCTTCGCCGAGATCCTGGGGCGGCTGCGCGACGACGTGGAGTGGCGGAGTACGCTTGCTCGACAGGCGACCGCGCGGGCGGGCCAGTGGACGCTCGAGGCGGTTGTCGATCGTATCGAGGCCGTCCTTCGCTATGCCGTCAGGCCGCGCGCGGTGTTCGTGGGCAAGGGTGGGCTCGAGCCGCCCGGGTCGCTCCGCTCGAAGTTCGAAGTGCTGGCCCGTCACCTCAAGGCCGCCGTGGTCTCTGTGCGACCGCCCGGCCCCGTCCCGCCGGTACCTCTTCGAGTCGTCGCATTCCCGAGGCGGCCGAAGGTCGCGGCCTCGATCCTCTTCTATACTATGGGGCCGGTGGTGGCGGTCGCCCTTGCGGCTTGTCGGCGAGGCGTTGTCGTGTGCCAGAGCCCGTACGAGGGTGCCGTGGTGCAGGGGTTCCGCTGGCTGCTCCCCAAGGGATACCGGCCACGGGTCCTCGTCGAGGTGCACGGCGACTGGCGGGCGGCGAGCCGCCTGTACGGGTCGCTCCTCCGCCGCCTACTCGCCCCGGCGGCGGACCGGGTGGCGGTGTGGGCCCTGCGCCACGCCGATCGCGTCCGGGCTGTCAGCGCGGAGATGGAGCGGCTGGTGCGCGAGGCGGGCTACGCCGGGCCCGTAGACCGCTTCGTAGCCTATAGCGACTTCGCCCACTTTCTCGACGCCGCGCTCGCGCCCCTGCCCGAAGAGCCCGTCGCGCTCTTCGTCGGCGTACTCGAACGGCACAAGGGCGTCGACGTCCTGCTCGACGCCTTCGCAGGGGTCCTGGGGCGGATCCCCGCAGCCGAGCTCTGGATCGTTGGAGAGGGGCCACGCCGGGCCGAACTCGAAGCGCAGGCGGCGCGCCTCGGGGTTTGGAGGCAGGTCCGGTTCCTCGGCGCCCGACCGCGCGCGGAGCTCCTGGCCCTGATGGATCGGGCTCGCCTCCTCGTCCTCCCCTCCCGTAGCGAGGGCCTGCCGCGGGTGATCATCGAGGCCATGGCCCGGGCCCGCCCGGTGGTGGCCAGCCGCGTCGGGGGAATCCCCGAGGTCGTTGAACACGGCGTGACGGGGCTGGTCGTTCCGCCAGCGAACGCGGACGCGCTCGCGGAAGCGCTCATCCTGCTCCTCACAGACCGGAACCTCGCGGAACGGATGGGCCGGGAAGGCCGCCGCCGCGCAGAGGCGCGGGACCCTTCCCGGGAGTTCGCCGAGGGGACCGCGCGGATGGCAGCGTGGGCGGCTGGAAGCAAGCGATGA
- a CDS encoding polysaccharide biosynthesis tyrosine autokinase, whose product MDSEPHASSPGPGSGRPDPSSSRVDADWGRPDQSPPGPGRPDPHPQFLAPADLRPAPEPDEPGLRDYLFVLTRRWYLITAATVVALAVAIGLSLGTPPVYRGLATVVVDRGSGSFGLTADITGISQQAFVDTLAELVKSRAVAEQALERLKVPEELRPAALRQLQGGLRVRRVRNADLIVIEAEGPTPAAAASSTNALAEALVDWHVDSRRRQASAGRQFIEEQVAAVGRELRAAEEALAHYKVQGGQVSLSEQSTLAVTKLAEFEAQRRAAAAERRGVEASLREARAALARQAPTVPASFVEGEDPVVAQIRADLAKLELELVGLQRQFTDRHPQVLATKARIEEAKARLRRQAGRTLLSQEFAANPLRADLAGQVIKLEVERQALAAREAALAAVVGQYARDVRDLPPKEVALARLTRDFKVAEETYLLLSQKLQEARIAESQVVGDLRIVDRATPPEVPVRPRPLRNALFGALLGLMVGVGAAFVQEALDTTFRTPDEAARVLGLPLLGAIPRLATVPAADNGRRGSFRLGGWRRPRQARASPRPADAAPATSGAGGAGGHAARRNAARAHPPDVTTPLLMTAEQRRSPFAEAFRHLRTNLLYLSPDRPLRTLLVTAAAAEEGKSTIAANLAVALAIGGRRTWIVEADLRKPTLAWAFQPAGTRGLTDVLVEGTAPEQALAPTQVENLSFLPPGTLPPDPAELLGSQRMRAFLAHARKQADAVVIDAPPVLPVSDAVALAPHVDAALLVVDLERTPREAARRAADQLRAVGARVAGVVVNNVPTSGRGYYYYAAYYPYAREEAPTEADARQTR is encoded by the coding sequence ATGGATTCTGAACCCCACGCCAGCAGCCCAGGTCCCGGCTCGGGCCGGCCCGACCCCAGCTCGAGCCGGGTCGATGCCGACTGGGGCCGGCCCGACCAAAGCCCTCCCGGCCCAGGCCGCCCCGACCCTCACCCCCAGTTCCTCGCCCCCGCCGACCTCCGCCCCGCCCCCGAGCCCGACGAACCCGGCCTGCGCGACTACCTTTTCGTCCTCACCCGCCGCTGGTACCTGATCACCGCCGCCACCGTCGTCGCACTCGCCGTCGCCATCGGCCTTAGCCTGGGCACACCCCCGGTCTACCGCGGGCTGGCCACCGTCGTCGTCGACCGCGGCAGCGGGTCGTTCGGGCTGACCGCCGACATCACCGGCATCAGCCAGCAGGCCTTCGTCGACACCCTGGCCGAACTGGTCAAGAGCCGCGCCGTCGCGGAGCAGGCCCTCGAGCGCCTGAAGGTGCCCGAGGAGCTGCGGCCCGCCGCGCTGCGCCAGCTCCAGGGCGGCCTGCGCGTGCGCCGCGTGCGCAACGCCGACCTGATCGTCATCGAGGCCGAAGGGCCCACGCCCGCCGCCGCGGCGTCTTCCACCAACGCCCTCGCCGAGGCCCTGGTTGACTGGCACGTCGACTCGCGCCGCCGCCAGGCCTCGGCCGGCCGGCAGTTCATCGAAGAGCAGGTGGCCGCCGTGGGGCGCGAACTGCGCGCCGCCGAAGAGGCGCTGGCGCACTACAAGGTGCAGGGCGGGCAGGTCTCGCTCTCCGAGCAGAGCACGCTGGCCGTGACCAAGCTCGCCGAGTTCGAGGCCCAGCGCCGCGCCGCTGCCGCCGAGCGCCGGGGCGTCGAGGCCAGCCTGCGCGAGGCCCGTGCCGCGCTGGCACGCCAGGCGCCCACCGTGCCCGCCTCGTTCGTCGAGGGCGAAGATCCCGTCGTCGCCCAGATCCGCGCCGACCTCGCCAAGCTCGAACTCGAGCTGGTGGGCCTGCAGCGGCAGTTCACCGACCGCCACCCGCAGGTGCTGGCCACGAAGGCCCGCATCGAGGAGGCCAAGGCCCGCCTGCGCCGGCAGGCCGGGCGCACGCTGCTCTCGCAAGAGTTCGCGGCCAACCCCCTGCGCGCCGACCTCGCCGGGCAGGTCATCAAGTTGGAAGTCGAGCGCCAGGCCCTGGCCGCCCGCGAGGCGGCGCTGGCCGCCGTCGTCGGCCAGTACGCCCGCGACGTCCGCGACCTGCCGCCCAAGGAAGTCGCGCTCGCCCGCCTCACGCGCGACTTCAAGGTGGCCGAAGAGACCTACCTGCTGCTCTCGCAGAAGTTGCAGGAGGCCCGCATCGCCGAATCGCAGGTCGTGGGCGACCTGCGCATCGTCGACCGCGCCACCCCGCCTGAGGTGCCCGTGCGGCCCCGGCCCCTGCGCAACGCGCTGTTCGGCGCGCTGCTCGGCCTGATGGTGGGCGTGGGTGCCGCCTTCGTGCAGGAGGCACTCGACACCACCTTCCGCACGCCTGACGAGGCTGCCCGCGTCCTCGGGCTGCCGCTGCTGGGCGCCATCCCGCGTCTGGCCACCGTGCCTGCCGCCGACAACGGCCGCCGCGGGTCGTTTCGGCTCGGGGGCTGGCGGAGGCCGCGGCAGGCGCGTGCCAGCCCCCGACCGGCCGACGCCGCCCCAGCAACCTCCGGGGCCGGCGGGGCCGGCGGACACGCCGCCCGGCGCAACGCTGCGCGCGCACACCCCCCAGACGTCACCACACCCCTGCTCATGACCGCCGAGCAGCGCCGCTCGCCCTTCGCCGAGGCCTTCCGCCACCTGCGCACGAACCTCCTCTACCTCAGCCCCGACCGGCCCCTGCGCACGCTGCTCGTGACCGCCGCCGCCGCCGAAGAAGGGAAGAGCACCATCGCCGCCAACCTGGCCGTGGCCCTGGCCATCGGTGGCCGCCGCACGTGGATCGTCGAGGCCGACCTGCGCAAGCCCACACTGGCCTGGGCCTTCCAGCCCGCCGGCACCCGCGGCCTCACCGACGTGCTCGTCGAGGGCACCGCGCCCGAACAGGCTCTCGCGCCAACGCAGGTCGAGAACCTCTCGTTCCTGCCCCCCGGCACCCTGCCGCCTGACCCCGCCGAACTGCTGGGCAGCCAGCGCATGCGGGCCTTCCTGGCGCACGCCCGCAAGCAGGCCGACGCCGTCGTCATCGACGCTCCCCCCGTGCTGCCCGTGAGCGACGCCGTGGCGCTCGCCCCCCACGTCGACGCCGCGCTGCTCGTGGTCGACCTCGAGCGCACCCCGCGCGAGGCCGCCCGCCGCGCCGCCGACCAGCTGCGGGCCGTCGGCGCCCGGGTGGCGGGAGTGGTGGTCAACAACGTGCCGACCAGCGGGCGCGGGTATTACTACTACGCGGCCTACTACCCGTATGCGCGCGAGGAGGCGCCGACGGAGGCAGACGCACGTCAGACCAGATGA